CTCGTCCCCCTTCCCGCGTCCACGCGCGTGGTGCAGGTTACAGGCAAGGATTGCAGCGGCACCCTCATCAGCGCGCGCTGGGTGCTCACGGCGAAGCACTGCCTCCCGTCCGTGGGCGGCATCAAGGTCCTGCTGCCCACCGGCGAGTCGGCCAACGCCGTCATCGTCGAGAAGCATGCGACGCTGGACGTGATGCTCCTCGGGCTCGACAAGGCCGTCACGCTGCCTCCGCTACCGCATCAGCTCTACGCGGGCCCCGTGCTGACGGGAAAGACGCTGCGCTGCATGGGCTACTCGAGGGAGACTCCGACGGGCACCTTCGGCATCCTGCGCTACGCGGACCTCAAGGTGGACGAGGTGGAGCCGGACAACTACGTCCTGCACCAGAACACGGCCGGCCAGTCCGTCTACGGCGGCGACTCTGGCGGCCCGTGCTACCTCATGGACGGCCCCACCGCCCGGCTGGCGGGCGTCATCGAGAGCTACCTCCCCACGAACTTCGACAGCTCCATCGTCCGCGTCGACCGCTTCGACGATTGGCTGGCGGGCATCGTCTACGACGCCAGTTTCCTCGGGCCGATAAACCACTCCTCCCTCTCGCCCACGGGCGGAGACGCGCGCGAGCGCGTGCAGCTGGCGGACGTGGACGGCACCAGGGGCGCGGACCTGGTCTTCCCGGACAGCACCTCCGTGCAGGTGGCCCTCGCGAAGGGCGATGGCAGGTTCGAGCCGCTACAGACCACCCCCCTCACTCCGGGCACCGGCTGGGACACGGCCGCGCAGGTGGTGGACATGACGGGTGACGGCAAGGCCGACTTCGCCTTCCCGGGCGACACCCAGCTCTGGGTCGCGAAGTCCAAGGGCACGGGCCTCTTCGACGTGCCCAGGTCCACTCCGCTGGGCAGCAGCGGCTGGCTCGCGTCGGCCGTGCAGCTGGCGGACGTGGATGGGCTGAAGGGAGCGGACTACCTGTGGGTGGGCACCGACGCGCTCTGGGTGGGCCTCTCCCGGGGAGACGGCACCATCGACCCGCCCACGCTGCGCAAGAAGTGGCCGGACACCGGCTGGAACCGCAACCCCCGGTTCGCCCAGGTGGATGGCGCGCAGGGCGCGGACTTCGTCTTCCCCGGTGAGGGCACCATCTGGGGGTATCCCCTCGTGGGAGGATTCCCCGGCACCGAGGCGAAGAGCTACCAGCTGCTGCCCGGCCCGTGGGAGCCCTATGTGCGGCTGGCGGACGTGAATGGCGACAAGAGGGCGGACTGGGTGGCCATCCGCGGCCACGTCATCTACGTGCAGCTCGCGACGGCGCTGGGGTACTTCGACGCCATCAAGCCCACCCTCATCGAGTGGGGGACGGACTGGGACAAGCGCGCCACACTGGTGGACATCAGCGGAGACGGGCGCATGGACTTCGTCGCGCAGGACACCGGCGCCATCCACGTGAAGCTGGGCCGCGACGACGGGACCTTCGGTCCGATGCGGAGGATGCTCGCGTTCGGCTCGGACACCAGCTCCGCGCTCTTCGCGGACGTGAACGGCGACAAGAAGGCGGACGTCGTCTACGTCACCAAGGGCGTGGTGGAGACGTATCTCTCCACCTTCACCAGCACCTCGCACCTCCCCCTGGCCGAGGAGACGCCAACGCCCATCTTCAACCCCTTGTCCGTCGTGGCCACCGTCTTCAAATGGGCCTTCGTGAATGATGCCGTGGCGGCGCTGAGGCGCCTGTGCATCGCGGGGGGCTGCGACTGGGCCACCCCCGCCGCCGGCAAGGACGGGACGGGCAGCATGTCCCCGGGGCTGCTCGCCTCGCTGCGGGTGGGCGCGCAGGCAGGCGCCTGGGTGCGGGGCCTGCTCGTCGAGGACGCGACCGACAGTGGCTGGGACTGGACGCGCGACCAGGAGCTGCTCGCCGCCGTGGACCTGGACGGCCACGGGCGGGACGCGCTGGTGCTCAAGGATGGCCGTGGCCTCGCCATGCTCGGTGACGACGGGCAGGCGATGCGGCTGCTCCACGCCCATGCGTGGGAGTCCGCCATCGGCGAGTGGCTGCCGCGTCCCGATGACCGCTTCGAGGGCGCGGGCGACGTGGACGGCGACGGCCGCGCGGAGCTGCTCTTCACCAGCCACGAGGGCGCGCTCGGCGTGCTGCGCCGGGGTGAGCAGGGCCTGGAGCCGCTGGCGGTCTACCCCGTCGACACGGAGCTGGGTGGCAACCCACTGCGTCACGGGGTGCGCCTGGAGGCCGTGGCCGACCACGACGGTGACGGCCATACGGACGCGGTGCTGCGCGGAGACAAGGGCTGGACGCTGCTGCGCGGCACGCACCATGGCTTCGAGCCGGTGGGCTTCCTCTCCTACGGCGAGCAGCTGGGCGAGGACGCGTTGGAGCCGGAGACGACGGTGGTGGCCGTGGGACGCTTCCTGGGCTCCCGGGGCCGGGAGCTGCTGGTGCGCACCCACCATGGCCTCACGCTGGTGAACGGCTGGCTGGAGCCGGTGATGTTCCTCCCCTACGGGGCGCCGGTGGGGGAGTGGCCGCTGGAGCCCGAAGGGCAGGTGCTGAGCGCGGGGGACCTCGACGCGGACGGACGCGACGAGCTGCTCCTGCACGGGCACGAGGGCGTCATGCTGGCCACGCTGGCGCACGGCCAGCCGGAGGTGCTGGCGCTGTGGCACAGGGGAGACGACTCCGGCGGCTGGCCCCTGGAGCGCAGGGATGCGTTTGCCGCGGCGGGAGACCTGGACGGCGACGGGCGCGGGGAGCTGGTGGTGCGCCGCGAGGACCGCATCGGCGTGGTGTCCTGGCGAGGCCAGGAGCCCGCGTGGCTGCGCTGGAGCATGGCCCTGGGCCGCTCGCAGGACGGCGTGGCGGACACGACGGTGGCCGGGGTGATGGCGGACCTCGACGGTGACGGGGTGCGCGAGCTGCTCGCGGCGGAGCTGCGCGTGCAGCCCGGGCAGTAGCTCGGGCCGCGCCACGGCGCGAATCCAGGCACGGGGAGGGCGGCTCGGAGTGTAGAACTGCCTTCCCCTGCCCGTCCCGGACGGGCACCGCCAGGAGCGTTTGCCGCGTGGAGACCCTCGTCCGCATCGCAGAAGGCCTCGGCCGCTTCTCCGCGCGCTTCGTCCCCAGCTCCTTCGCCATTGCGGTGCTGCTCAGCCTGCTCACCATGGGCCTGGCCATGGGCTGGGCGGACGCGGCGCCGGCGAAGGTCGTGGACGCGTGGGGCGGCGGCTTCTGGGAGCTGCTCAGCTTCTCCATGCAGATGGCGCTGGTGATGTTCACCGGCTACCTGCTGGCCCTCACCGGCCCGGTGCGCGCGCTGCTGGTGCGGGTGGCCGGACTGGCGCGCTCGCCCCGGGGCGCGGTGGCGCTGATGGCCTTCGTCTCCATGGCGCTGGCGTACATCAACTGGGGCCTGTCCCTCGTCGCCAGCGCCATGCTGGTGCGCTTCGTGGTGCGGCGCCGCCCGGACGTGGACTACCGGCTGCTGGTGGCCTGCGCGTACTTCGGCCTGGGCGCCACGTGGCACTCGGGCCTGTCCGCCTCCGCGCCGCTGCTCGTCGCCACGCCGGGCCACTTCCTGGAGAAGAGCATGGGCGTGCTGCCCATCGACAGGACGCTCTTCTCGCCCTTCAACGTGGGCCTCACGCTGGGCGTGGTGGGCCTGCTGACGCTGCTGGCCTGGGCGCTGCACCCGCGGCCGGAGAACACCGTCCGCGTGGACCCGGCGGTGCTGGAGAAGCTGGCGGACTTCGTGCCGCCGGAGCGCCCCCGCGAGCGCAGCCCTGCCCTCTGGCTGGACCACTCGCGGGCGCTCAACGTCGTCTTCGGGGTGCTGGGATTGGTGTGGCTGGGCCGGCACCTGTGGCTGAACGGCGGCTGGCGCGGGCTCAACCTCAACGTGGTGAACTTCAGCTTCCTGGTGCTCGCGGTGCTGCTGCACGGCACGCCCGCGCGGCTGCTCAAGGCCAGCGAGGAGGCCGCCAGCGTGCTGCACGGCATCGTCCTCCAGTTCCCGCTGTACGCCGGCATCTACGGCATCTTCAAGGCCACCGGGCTGACGGACCGCATCGGCGAGCTGTTCGTGTCGCTCTCCACCCGCGAGACGTTCCCCGCCATTGTCTATCTTTACAGCGGGGTCGTGAACTACTTCGTCCCCTCCGGTGGCTCCAAGTGGGCCATTGAAGCCCCATACCTCCTGAATGCGGCGGCCACACTCGGAGTCGCACCGGAGAAGGTGGTGCTGGCCTATGCCTGGGGCGACATGGCCACCGACCTCATCCAGCCCTTCTGGGCCCTGCCGCTGCTGGCCGTGGCGCGGCTGGACTTCAAGGACATCCTTGGCTTCCTGCTGGTGGCCTTCGGGGTTTACCTGCCCACGGTGACGCTGGCCTTCTTCCTCTTCGGGTGAGGGCAGGCGAGCTTTGGCTGTTCTGTGCTAGACAGGGGTGCAGGCGTGCGGCCCTGGGGCCGCCCACCCAAAGACAAACAGAGGGGACCTCGAGACATGAAGAAGATGCTGACGCGGAGCCTGGTGTGCGCGGTGCTGGGGATGTCGTCGCTGGCGATGGCGCAGGACGCCGAGGCGCCCGCCAAGGAGCCCGCGAAGGCACCGAGCGCGGACTCGGTGCGCGACACGTGGAACTACTTCTACAAGGGCCAGGGCCAGGGCCCCATCCTCGTGGAAGCCAAGCTCTGCACCGAAGTCGCCAAGGACGGTCCGAACAAGTTCGAGTGCATCGCCGAGGTTGGCGCCGAGGGCCTCAAGGCCGGCACCACCGTGATGCTGTGGCAGGCGTACCTGGTGCCGCAGGGCGACTCCATCGAAGACATCATGGTCCAGACGAAGCAGGGCAACGTCGTGCGTGAGACCAAGGACGTGAAGGTGAAGGGCGACGGCTGGCGCGCGCGTCAGTGGACCGGCGTCCGCCTGAACAAGCCGGGCAGCTGGACGGTGGCGGTGATGCGCGGTGACCAGGTCCTCAAGGAGGTCCAGGTCAAGGTGAACTGACGTCACCTGAAGCCCCTGGAGTCCACGACGCCCGCCGGAGCCCCAAAGGCCACGAGCGGGCGTCGGTGTCTCAGCGCTCCTGCTTCCGGGACAGCCAGCTGACGATGAGCGAGGCCAGGGTGGCGGCGGCGGTGGGCTCGTCGATGCGGCCGCGGAGCATGTCGCGCGAAATCGCCTCCGCCGCGCCGATGATGCCGACACAGCGCACGTGCAGCTCGTCCTTCTTCAGCGAGGAGTACGGCGCGAGCGCCTCGCAGTAGAGGTCCACGTACCTGTCGAGCAGCTCCCGCTGGAAGGCCTCCATCTCCTCGTCGCCCTTCAGCGCGGCCGAGATGGCATGCCACTCCGGGCCCATCGACGTGTAGCAATGCATGTAGGCGGTGCTCATCAGGCGGGCAATGTCCTCCAGCCGCTTCCGCGTGCGCTCGAGCGCCTCGCGCAGCACCACGACCTGCCGGCTGTCGAGCTGCTCGTAGAGCGCAATCAGCAGCCCCGAGCGTGTCTTGAAGTGCTCGTAGGCGATGGGCTTGCTGACGCCCGCCCGCTCGGCCAGGGAGCCGAGCGTCAGCGCGTCCGTCCCCTCCTCGCGCACGAGCTGCATCGCGACGTCGAGCAGCTGCTCCCGTCGCTGCGCCTTCGGCAGCTTCCTGGCTGGGGTCTCACTCATGGCACGTGGCTGTTCGTAACCCTCCCGCGCGGCCTCCTCCAAGAAAACGTGGCGAACCTACCACCAGTAACTTACCAATAGTAGGGACTTTCCACTCCATTTCCAACCTGCCCCCGCCGGCAGAGGAGCGCCCCGTCATGTCCGCGAATACGCAGAAGCCCGTCCTCATCATCGGAGGCTCCGGCCTCGTCGGCTCCCAGGCCGCGAAGGCGCTGCGCCGGCTGCACCCGACGTTGCCCATCACGATTGGAGGGCGGGATGTCGGCAAGGCCGGCGCCGTCGCGAAGGAGGTGGGCGGCGCGGACGCGGTGCGGGTGGACCTCGAGCGGGCGGACCTGGGCCAGCCGGACGCACGGGCCTACAGCGCGGTGGTGACGTTCCTGAAGGACGACACCCTCAACTCGATGAAGTACGCGCAGGCGAAGGGGGTGCCGTACGTCAGCATCTCCACGGGGCTGTTCGAGATTGGGCCGGAGGTGGGGCGCTACGTCCACAGCCCCGCCAGCGCGCCCATCCTCATGGCGAGCAGCTGGCTGGTGGGAGCGACGACGCTGCCGACGCTCCTCTTCGCCCGGGAGTTCGAGTCGCTGGAGACCCTCCAGTTGGCGGCCGTCCTGGACGAGCAGGACATCGGGGGCCCGGCTGCGTATGCGGACCTCGAGCGGCTGACGAAGGCGGCGCCCAACAACCTCGTCCTCGTGGACGGCCGGTGGCGCTGGATTGGCGGCGAGGAGGCGAAGCGCACCTTCACCAACGTGGACGGCGCGCAGGTGGCGGCGCAGGCCTACTCGATGCACGACCTGATGAGCCTGTCGGCCGCGACCGACGCGCGCTCCATCCGGTTCGACCTGGCGGTGGGTGAGTCCTCGGCGCGGCGGCGGGGCGAGCCGTTCTCGACGGAGATGGTCATCGAGCTGACCGGCCGGAAGAAGGACGGCACGACGGGGCACACGCGCCACGAGATTGTCCATCCCGGAGGCCAGGCGCCGGTGACCGCGCTGGGCGTCGCCCTCCACGTCGAGCGGCTGCTGGGGCTCGCGGGAGGCCCGCCCGTGGCGCCGGGGCTGTACCTGACCCACATGCTCGTCGACCCGGCCTACTACGTCCGCAAGCTGGAGGAGTCCGGCGCCCGCATCCGCCGCGCGTAGCTCATCCCTGTTCCCTCGAACCCTTCCACGCAGACACAGCCCCGGTCCCATGGACCGGAGGAGTCCTACCGTCATGTCCTCGAACACGCAGAAGCCCGTTCTCATCATCGGAGGCACCGGCGTCGTCGGCAGCCGGGCCGCGAAGACGCTGCGCCGGCTCCAGCCCGCGCTGCCCATCACCCTGGGGGTGAGGAATCTGGAGAAGGCCCAGGCCCTGGCCCGCGAGCTGGGCAACGCGGACGCGGTCCGCGTCGACCTGGAGCGCAGGGACCTCGGGCTCCCGGAGACGGCTTCCTTCAGCGCGGTGGTGGCGCTGCTGAAGGACGAGACGCTCAACTCGATGAAGTACGCGCAGGCGAAGGGGGTGCCCTACATCCCCTTCTCGGACTTCGTGTTCGACATCGGCCCGGCGGTGGCGCTGCACATCCAGCACCCGGACCGCTCGGCGGTGCTGATGCTGGGGCACTTCCTGGGCGGGACGACGGCGCTGGCGACGCTGCACTTCGCCCGGGAGTTCCGGCGCGTGGACTCGATTGAGGTCAGCGCGGTCTTCGACTCGGACGACGTGGGAGGCCCGGCCGCGCAGGGCGACATGGAGCGCGTCACGAAGGGTGTGCCGAGCCCGCTGCTGCTCAAGGACGGGAAGTTCCTCTGGGCGCAGGGGGCGGACGTGGAGCGCGAGTTCGTTGGCGTGGACGGGACGAAGTGGCGAGGCCGCGCGTATCCGCTGCTCGACGTGGTGAGCCTCCCCGCCGAGACGGGCGCGAGGTCCGTGCGGCTCGACTTCGCGGTGCGGGACGCGGCGAGCCGTCCCGCCGGCCAGGGCCCGTCGCACGAGGTCATCATCGAAATCACGGGCGAGCGCGCGGACGGGACGACGGGGCCGGTGCGTCACGAGCTGGTGGACCCGGACGTGCACTCGGGCATGAGCGCACGGGGTGTGGCCTTCGCGGTGGAGCGGCTGCTGGGCCTCGCGGGGGGGCCGCCGGTGAAGCCGGGGCTCTACCATCCGGAGCGGTTGCTGGACCCGGCCTACGTCGTCGCCCGGCTGCAGGAGTTCGGTACGCGCATCCGCCGCCAGTGAGCGGCACCGACGAGCCTCGGCGCGCGTGAGCGGCACCGGCGAGCCTCGGCGCGCGTGAGCGGCACCGGCGAGCCTCGGCGCGTATGAGCGGCACCGGCGAGCCCCGGCGCGCTTGCCGGGCGGCGACACCTCGCTCTCACGCCGGGCGTGCGCCTCGCATGCTCGCGCTGCCGGGCGTGGTGCGCATTCTGAGCGATTGAGAACCAGGCCGTGGCCCCCTGCCGGCGACACCTGGCGCAAACCTGTCGGACAGTCGGACAGGTTTGGAACGGCCGCGTCCGGCAGCCGCCTCGGGTACTCAGAGGCGCAAACCTGTCGGACAGTCGGACAGGTTCGGAACGGCCGCGTCCGGCAGCCGCCTCGGGTACTCAGAGGCGCAAACCTGTCGGACAGTCGGACAGGTTCGGAACGGCCGCGTCCGGCAGCCACCTCGGGTACTCAGAATGAGAGACAGGCCCGCGCGGCCTCCCCGCTCCACGCCTGCGGGTGCCATGTCGCCCGCTTCGCGCATGTCACCGCGAAGCGGGCGTCGGGAGCGTCAGTGAATGACGCTCCCACCGCGGCTCACTCCCCCCGGCCCTGCTCCGCCGGAACCCGCGCCTTGAGCTTCCCCCTCACCACCGCGGCTCACTCCCCCCGGCCCTGCTCCGCCGGAACCCGCGCCTTGAGCTTCCCCCTCACCACCGCGGCTCACTCCCCCCGGTCCTGCTCCGCCGGAACCCGCGCCTTGAGCTTCGCCTTCTCCGCGGCGAGCCGCGCGGGCTCCCGGGCCAGCGCGCGCTCCAGCTTCGCCGCCTCCGCGAGGTAGCGCTGCTGCTCGGCGAGCACCTCCGGCTTCACGGGAGGGGGCACCCACTTCCCCTCAGCCAGGGCCCGCTTCAGCGCCTGCTTCTGCTCGGGGGCGAAGCGCACCAGGGCGTCCCGCGCCTCGGGGACCTTCTTCCCCTTCACGTCGGCGGTGAAGGCGTCGTTGGAGCACTGCTGGCTCTTCAGCGCGGCGACCTCCTCCGCGGTGCGGTTCTTCTCGATGCGCAGGGGCTCGGGCGCGACGCTGCCCTCCCCCGGTGCCGGCGTGCCGCCCTTCTCCGCATGCGCCGACGCCGAGACGAGCACCACGGCACAGGCGAGCTGCATCAGGATGGTCTTCATGTGCATGTCTCCTCAGTAGCCCCAGCGGCCGCTGCTGCCGCAGTACGCGTCGTCCTTGATGCCCCGGCAGATGCCGCGCTCCATCACCCGGAAGTCGTTGCCGTCCCGGAGCGTGGCCCACGGGGTCCCGTCGAACAGGGGGAAGAACTGGAAGTACGCCTGGCCGCCTCCCTTGTCGAAGGCCCAGAGCCCCTTCATCGCCGCCAGGTCCAGGTCTTCGTAGATGCTCATGCCCGCCCCCGGCATCAGATTCGTCCACGCGTTGCCCACCGCGCCCCAGCTGCGGAAGTCGGTGGATGTGGCGGGAGGCCGCGACGCGTCCAGCGGGTCGGAAATCCACACCGTGGGCGCGTTGCCGCCCACCGTCACCATCCAGAACTGCCCGCGCACGGTGTCGCCATTCAGCGGGAGGCCGCTGTCATTGCGGAACGTGTGGTACGCGAGCGTGGGCTTGCGGTTCACCTGCGTCCCGGCGCGCAGCGCGTTCACCCGGGTGAAGCGGTGCGACGGCTTGTCGTAGCAGTAGAAGCCGATGTCGTTGTTGACGCCCTCGGGGAACGCGCCGCACGCGGTGCCGATGGAGGCATGGCTCACGCCCGCGCCACGGTTGGGCCAGTGCACCACGCCGGGCGCGATGTTGCCCGACACGGCGGTGCCGTCCGTGCGCAGCACCTGCCCCTGCGCGGTCCACGCCCCACCGAGCGCCGTCGCCGTGTACCAGCGGTGCTGGCCCGCCTCGGAGGCGAAGAGGGCGGCCACCTGGCTCACGCCGAAGCGGGCCGGGTCCACGTACATGAGCGACAGCTCGGGCTCCTGGGTGGTGTTGGAGCCCATCCACGTGTCCGGGCTCCAGCCCGTCAGGTTGCCGCTCGCGTCCACGGTGGTGCTGTGGAGCACGCGGATGCTGTTGATGGCCGTACGGAAGGAGAGCATCACCCCGCTGCCGAACTGCAGCGCGGAGACGCCCCGCGCGTTGGCGGCGGTGGGCACCGTCACCTCCGGGCCCCACGTCATGCAGGTGGCGCCCACGGTGCTGCCCCCCGGGCACGAGCCGCGCCAGTCGCGTCCCGACACCACGCCCTGCCGGTAGCGGATGCGCTCGTCGGCGCCGGTGTAGAAGGCATACAGCCGGTCGTTGAGCTTCACGAGGTCCGGCGTCGCCCCGTAGAACGGGCCGTCCAGCAGGTTCTGGTAGTTCGCCGTCATCGCGTCGCAGCCCACCCAGGTGGCCCAGGTCAGCGGCGAGCGGACCCAGGTGTTGATGAGCTGGTCGCGGTTCCAGTCCACCTGCGTGGGGGTGGCCGTCAGGAAGAACGGGTTGCCCGCCAGGTAGCTGGCGTCACCGCCCGTGCCGGACGCCTCGTAGGAGCTGGCGGGGTTCACCGCCGTGGTGTTCGCCCCGAGCGAGAACTGCCCGCCCAGGAACGCGTAGTTCATCAGGCTCCTGTACGTGGGCTTGCAGTTCATGGAGCCCCAGGTGTGGTGCCCCTCGTGCCCCAGGTTCAGGTTGTGGCCCAGCTCGTGGGCGAAGGACGCGACGTAGCGCTCCCACGTCCTCACGCCCCAGCCGAGCCGGTCTCCCGGCATCCACCCCTGCCCGCCACCGTCGCCCAGCCCGGCGAGTGCGTAGCGGAAGAGGCCCCGGCGCACCACCGCGCGCTGGCTGTCCGCCGCGCTGGGGTAGCTCGGGTCCGACGACTGCCCGGAGCCGCCCCAGTTGCCATACAGCGTCACGTCGCCGCCCGCGGCCGTGGCCACGCCGATGTCCAGGTGCAGCTTCACGCCGGGCAGCCCGTCCGGGTTGTCCAGGTCGGCCGCCGAGCCGGTGTTGAACAGCGCCTGCGCGGTGGCGGCGTCCGCGCCGGTGAAGGGCTGGCTGGTGAAGTCGGTGGTGTAGTCGATTTCGACGAAGACGTCCTTGTGGCGCGGGTTGGCGCCCCAGCGCGGAAGGTGCTGCGGGAAGGACGGGTCATCCACGCCGCAGATTTCGGCCGTGTCCGACAGGCCGTCGCGGTCCGAGTCCTTCGTGTTGAACACCATGGAGCAGTACGCGAGCGAGTTGCCGTCGCACGTGCCCAGCTCGTTCTCCAGCGCGCGGCCCAGCCCGTCTCCGTCGGTGTCGGTGCCCCAGTCGTTGAGGTACACGAACGCGAAGCCCGCGGGCTGCGTGCCACTGGAGAGGATGACGTAGCAGATGCTCGCGGTGCTGGCGATGCGCGCCGCCAGGCCCACGCCGCTGTTGTCGTCCCAGCGGAGCATGGTGCCGTCACAGGCCATGCCGTAGAGCACGGTGTCGGCGGGGCCGCCCGGCGCGAGCGCCGTCTCGTACGTGGTCGTCGCCCCGTAGGCGCCGCCGGCGCCCAGCCGGTTGCCGGAGAATGTGGCGCCCGTGGCAAGCACGGTGGTGCCGTCCTGCACCAGGTTGCCCGTGCCCCCTACTCCGCCGTGCTCCGCGTGCACGATGACCTGCACCCAGTTGGCGAAGGGCAGGTACACCCAGAGGTACGCAT
This DNA window, taken from Pyxidicoccus xibeiensis, encodes the following:
- a CDS encoding Rossmann-fold NAD(P)-binding domain-containing protein, giving the protein MSANTQKPVLIIGGSGLVGSQAAKALRRLHPTLPITIGGRDVGKAGAVAKEVGGADAVRVDLERADLGQPDARAYSAVVTFLKDDTLNSMKYAQAKGVPYVSISTGLFEIGPEVGRYVHSPASAPILMASSWLVGATTLPTLLFAREFESLETLQLAAVLDEQDIGGPAAYADLERLTKAAPNNLVLVDGRWRWIGGEEAKRTFTNVDGAQVAAQAYSMHDLMSLSAATDARSIRFDLAVGESSARRRGEPFSTEMVIELTGRKKDGTTGHTRHEIVHPGGQAPVTALGVALHVERLLGLAGGPPVAPGLYLTHMLVDPAYYVRKLEESGARIRRA
- a CDS encoding TetR/AcrR family transcriptional regulator, producing MSETPARKLPKAQRREQLLDVAMQLVREEGTDALTLGSLAERAGVSKPIAYEHFKTRSGLLIALYEQLDSRQVVVLREALERTRKRLEDIARLMSTAYMHCYTSMGPEWHAISAALKGDEEMEAFQRELLDRYVDLYCEALAPYSSLKKDELHVRCVGIIGAAEAISRDMLRGRIDEPTAAATLASLIVSWLSRKQER
- a CDS encoding Rossmann-fold NAD(P)-binding domain-containing protein: MSSNTQKPVLIIGGTGVVGSRAAKTLRRLQPALPITLGVRNLEKAQALARELGNADAVRVDLERRDLGLPETASFSAVVALLKDETLNSMKYAQAKGVPYIPFSDFVFDIGPAVALHIQHPDRSAVLMLGHFLGGTTALATLHFAREFRRVDSIEVSAVFDSDDVGGPAAQGDMERVTKGVPSPLLLKDGKFLWAQGADVEREFVGVDGTKWRGRAYPLLDVVSLPAETGARSVRLDFAVRDAASRPAGQGPSHEVIIEITGERADGTTGPVRHELVDPDVHSGMSARGVAFAVERLLGLAGGPPVKPGLYHPERLLDPAYVVARLQEFGTRIRRQ
- a CDS encoding FG-GAP-like repeat-containing protein; the encoded protein is MHLRSLSSSLLLAGAVAACGAPTPSTPESSEPRPASQAAPILNGTLVPLPASTRVVQVTGKDCSGTLISARWVLTAKHCLPSVGGIKVLLPTGESANAVIVEKHATLDVMLLGLDKAVTLPPLPHQLYAGPVLTGKTLRCMGYSRETPTGTFGILRYADLKVDEVEPDNYVLHQNTAGQSVYGGDSGGPCYLMDGPTARLAGVIESYLPTNFDSSIVRVDRFDDWLAGIVYDASFLGPINHSSLSPTGGDARERVQLADVDGTRGADLVFPDSTSVQVALAKGDGRFEPLQTTPLTPGTGWDTAAQVVDMTGDGKADFAFPGDTQLWVAKSKGTGLFDVPRSTPLGSSGWLASAVQLADVDGLKGADYLWVGTDALWVGLSRGDGTIDPPTLRKKWPDTGWNRNPRFAQVDGAQGADFVFPGEGTIWGYPLVGGFPGTEAKSYQLLPGPWEPYVRLADVNGDKRADWVAIRGHVIYVQLATALGYFDAIKPTLIEWGTDWDKRATLVDISGDGRMDFVAQDTGAIHVKLGRDDGTFGPMRRMLAFGSDTSSALFADVNGDKKADVVYVTKGVVETYLSTFTSTSHLPLAEETPTPIFNPLSVVATVFKWAFVNDAVAALRRLCIAGGCDWATPAAGKDGTGSMSPGLLASLRVGAQAGAWVRGLLVEDATDSGWDWTRDQELLAAVDLDGHGRDALVLKDGRGLAMLGDDGQAMRLLHAHAWESAIGEWLPRPDDRFEGAGDVDGDGRAELLFTSHEGALGVLRRGEQGLEPLAVYPVDTELGGNPLRHGVRLEAVADHDGDGHTDAVLRGDKGWTLLRGTHHGFEPVGFLSYGEQLGEDALEPETTVVAVGRFLGSRGRELLVRTHHGLTLVNGWLEPVMFLPYGAPVGEWPLEPEGQVLSAGDLDADGRDELLLHGHEGVMLATLAHGQPEVLALWHRGDDSGGWPLERRDAFAAAGDLDGDGRGELVVRREDRIGVVSWRGQEPAWLRWSMALGRSQDGVADTTVAGVMADLDGDGVRELLAAELRVQPGQ
- a CDS encoding short-chain fatty acid transporter, coding for METLVRIAEGLGRFSARFVPSSFAIAVLLSLLTMGLAMGWADAAPAKVVDAWGGGFWELLSFSMQMALVMFTGYLLALTGPVRALLVRVAGLARSPRGAVALMAFVSMALAYINWGLSLVASAMLVRFVVRRRPDVDYRLLVACAYFGLGATWHSGLSASAPLLVATPGHFLEKSMGVLPIDRTLFSPFNVGLTLGVVGLLTLLAWALHPRPENTVRVDPAVLEKLADFVPPERPRERSPALWLDHSRALNVVFGVLGLVWLGRHLWLNGGWRGLNLNVVNFSFLVLAVLLHGTPARLLKASEEAASVLHGIVLQFPLYAGIYGIFKATGLTDRIGELFVSLSTRETFPAIVYLYSGVVNYFVPSGGSKWAIEAPYLLNAAATLGVAPEKVVLAYAWGDMATDLIQPFWALPLLAVARLDFKDILGFLLVAFGVYLPTVTLAFFLFG